ATCCATGTCGTCCGGACCCTCCTTCATGAAGAGGAACATTTTCGTCGTCCCCGCTTCGATGTCTGCTGGCTGGTCGAATCCCATGGGCAAAACCTCAATCTTCCCCAGAATACGGCGGATGACGAAGTGGCCCAGTTCCAGGTACGTCACCTCCCCGATGGCGATTGTGCCGTCATGATGTCCTCCGTCATCGGGGAAGAATTCCGCAACCGGATGCGTTCACTTCTCGGAACCCGCCTTTATGCCCTGAACCCGCGGCCACTGGAAGAAATCTGTGGTCAAATGTTGCGTGACACCAAACTGACCGTCGCCGTCGCCGAATCCTGCACCGCCGGTCTGGTCGCGGCCCGGCTTTCCTCCGTGGCGGGCAGCAGCCATTACCTGATGGCCGGTTTCGTGACCTACTCCAACCTGGCCAAGAACCGTCACCTCGATGTCGCCGACGTCCTGATCGAACGCTGCGGCGCGGTCAGCCCCGAGGTGGCACTGAGCATGGCCAGAAATGCGCTCCGTTCCGCCGGGACCGATCTGGCCGTTTCGGTCACCGGCATCGCCGGTCCCGATGGCGGAACTTCCGACAAACCTGTCGGCA
This genomic stretch from Magnetococcales bacterium harbors:
- a CDS encoding CinA family protein, with the translated sequence MKCLLVLPQWSESKSIYPASGRPHLDLLLQCLGYSEIVIRELEPDSPFDPGDVEESFGLILIQADTRNTHGRLRRSVLSNLGLSLGLDGPASDRLRVVGARPLYDPSGIPSGFVIRRRGRIVAFFERPLWNLRMELIHVVRTLLHEEEHFRRPRFDVCWLVESHGQNLNLPQNTADDEVAQFQVRHLPDGDCAVMMSSVIGEEFRNRMRSLLGTRLYALNPRPLEEICGQMLRDTKLTVAVAESCTAGLVAARLSSVAGSSHYLMAGFVTYSNLAKNRHLDVADVLIERCGAVSPEVALSMARNALRSAGTDLAVSVTGIAGPDGGTSDKPVGTVYLAAVSRKGTTLEHKACFTGSRDQVRLQSSQIALHLLRRLALEHRYEGMNSGKNP